The DNA segment tgggggttggtgccgcTTAGAGCGGGGGTGTTGAATGAGTGAGAAGGTTGGTatgaaggggtgggaggtatGTGTGGTGTAACGATGAGCATGCGAGGCTGTTGTTGTATCATTGACTATGGGGAAGAGGTAGCGGTTGcgggttttggtggtgcgACTTTGTCTTGGAGGACTGTAGCTATCTCATGGCGAATTCTGATGGGCGAATAATAGTTTATTAGCAAGAAAAAAATTAATTATCGCCTGAGAAGAAGGTTATTTTTTGATGATCCAGCAAAACGCATGCATCAGCCGTGAATCGAACACGGggcccatcgatggcaacgatggattttaCCACTAAACCACTGATGCTGTTTGATGATTGGATACTGGTTAGTTCAGAAATTGACTTCATCGCAGGACTGGCGGACGAGATGGGACGAGCATCGTAAATTAACATGGAACTAGAATAGGTTAAAGAGTCTTAGAAGGACAAAGCAAGTTGGTCCCCTGCCTCTGTTCCATTGTTTTGTCCTTGTGCACGGACCATGACatgcccctgagcccctgacTCTGAGCCTCCTGGCTACCAGGACCCCTGAACCTATCTACTGTTAAGGGTTGAGAAAGCCGACAGGTGATTCTTCTGGATGTTCTTCGAACTGCAAATTATTATGCCGCGCCCTTCTTGGAAGTAGCTCGAGCTCGGTTTCGGATTCGGCATTCAGTTGTATTGCTAGCTTTGCTGTTTGTTGACTGGGGTTTGAGTAGGAACAATGCTTTGTGTTTTGAGCAGGGAATTCGAGAGAGCGCCTAACACCAGATGGTTTTGTTTGGAAGACTCTTTTTGAACCATGTGGTTAGTGCGCTAGGGGTTTACATGTCTGGCATGTTGTAGCTCATGTGGGAAAGGCGCCATGACAAGACCATGTGGGTGGAGCTggctgaaggggaggagagtaTATAATGAAGTGAAAAGTTCTTCTCCAAAACTAGTCGTACAAATCAATCTCTATAGCATATCTAACCTGTACCGCCACCGAGTTTTGCTGCGGCCAGCCGATCCTTATTCAGCTCTATCTCGAGACATCTTTGAATATTATTTACAGGATGGacaacaccaacgacaacTTCGCTGGCGACCGCCCAACTCCCGTCAATCATTTCCCGGTATTTGACTCAACAAGAACTTATGCTATCGTAGCCAACAGCTTTGATGAGTATAAGTGGCCAATTGGTTGTATCTGGCTGCATGGGCCTGAATTAATGCAAAAGACTCAATGGCGTGAGCTCATTGACATTGGATAAGTGGTAAAAAGTCGCCCACGCAATGCTCTTGACATGCTTTCTAACTCTTCTGTTTAGTACCACTGCCCGCACCTTGCTGACCATTCCCTATACTTGCACATCCCGGCCTCGATTATTCAAGACCAGTTCCGCGTTGCCCCCTCCGAGTCGAACCATATCACAGGGGGATCCCCAGGATATATTCCCTATCCTCATCTCTTCAGGAACTTTGAGCACTTTGCCAACTTGCAAACCTCAACTGATCGGCCTAGATATATCCACCCTTTCATTCATCCACTTGGCTTTTCCAACAACGGAAGACCGGGTATGGTTCGGCTGCTGTATCATCGTCCCCGTTCTGAAAGACGTGTTTGCGATGTGCTTTACCATCCGCCACAAACGGTCGTCTTTGCTCAGGCAGACTTGATCAGCGGGGATGTCTTGAATCACAAGGAGCAGTGGGATCTTGTGAGACGGTGGTCTAATATGCGTAGATGAGTGTGTATGTAAGCAGTGTTTCGTTGCGTGACACTGCCTAGGTAATTAGTCTTGTTCGATGTATAGATCATTGGCTTGGGTGTATCCCCGTGGCCGGAATACGGCAGCGTGCCTTgtgttttcttgttggcTATTCGTGACAATGAGTACGCAAGGTAGATAAAGAGAATCGAAACAGCCCTCTACCCACGCATAGACATTAGGCTCGTTGTGTCACGGTCGATTGGTTCACTGAGTCAAAGCTAATGTAGTATCACACCTGGTTGACTAAAGCTAGGCtaaaggggaaaaaaaagcaaagagCTTTGATTGACCAAGTCAGGGGGTTTATATGTGCAGGGCTGACACCATGTAGGGCTCCGCTTTGCTTTCTAGCCGGGCATGGTACACTCACCCACcacttcaccatcacccgctCTTTCGCCATGACTGATTTCTCACATACTATCCTCAGTAGTATCGGACGAAGAATCCTCATCCCCGATCTGTGCTTCGGAGTCTAGCTCCCCGGATTCGACTATGGCTCTGATgatcacatcatcaccatgcgGCTCATTGTATTCCTGCATGGTAGGTGTGAGGTCACTATCTTTCATCTTGTAAATTTTATGCTCGGCGGGAGGCATCGTTGCAGACTTTTCAAAGTGCTGTTTGAGGAGTCGGTACAGTGGGAAGATCCGGACGTAGCTCAAGGCATCTTTCGAAACCTTCCATCGCATCACGCTGCTGATTACACTGGTCGTACTGATCGCAAAGAAACAAGGTCAGCAGAAAAGCTTGTGAACACATTTGAGGAATTTACGCACCAGAACTCCTAAGTTATGCCAGTTTAACCACAAAGAAGGGTTGCGGTTTACCGACCGTGAAATAGCGTCCAGGGAGTCTCTATATTGCTCAATATTGTGATATAATATTCCAACAGTTACCCAGATTTCAGGGGCCCGTGGTTTGCGAGGAACAGCTTGATATAGGCTCTCATAGCTTCCACGATAATCATTCATGGTCATGTGTGCCCTGCCTAACAAGTACCAATAATCAGCAACAGAGGGATCTGCCATAAATAAGACATTAGTGATAATCCTATTGCTCTGGACACGGCAATTTAAGGTATTGGATACCTGAATTGACAGCTGTTTGGAAGCAACGTTTCGCTTCAGGGGGACCTCCAAGGCGCTCTGGGTCTTCCTCCCATGCAATAAAATGATGCAGACCGATAAAAGCATTGGCAGTCGCATCGGTGCTATCCGCTGCTAGCCTAGACAGAGCTTCATCCATGTCGCGGACAGGTTCGGCCGGTTCAGAGATGTGGACTCGAAGAAAGTGCTGCAATTCTTGAGCAAGTTGCATCAGGGGTAGCTGCGGCCCCCCAGGATTTTGGATAGTACCACTGACTGGTAAACCACCGGGGACCTCGTCAGAGTTCTGCGTCCAGCCTACCAACTTGATAGCACGACTGCCCTCCTTATTTGACGATGCCTGGCGCCTACAGACGGAGCTGAAATAGGACTTGGTTATTATCGCTGATCAAGACGGGGAGGTAACAGACGACTTACCATGTCCCCGCACGGTCACCTTTTGCGATCTCACCAACACACCCAGGAAATGGGCATTTTTTTGGCGTGAGCATTCTTCCCAGTGTTCGCCCGAGATACCACCATGGCTTGTTGGATATGGATGCCCCTTTGATGAAGGCATGTCAGTTATAATCATCAATTCTCATGCCACTTGCCGCGAGGGTGATAACAAATTGACCGTTGATGACTCGTTGAAGCCCAGGTCTCCCTGCAAAGATTACGTGCTGAAGCATGTTGCCGAAGGACTGTTTTTAATTAATACAAAATGCGGACACCTTGCACTGGATAACTCACATTCCATGACCTGCAGGCTTGAAGTGGCAAGCCCCATGTGTCGCCCAGAACGTCGTCCCGGCGGACGACATCAACGTCAACATGGCGCGGAATAGCCTCAATAGCTTGAACGACGCGTTTCATTTGGTTGGCGATGTGAAGTAGTAAAAGCGTATTCCGCCCAATTGCCTCCAGCATCTCCTTGGAACATGTTGCTACACTAGGCTGGATGTCAGAGAAAGCCACAGGTCTCGGGAAGTGCTCAGCATTACAAAATGAAGAGCTCTCGGATATCTTTTATCAACACCGCAAGTCTCTTCACCGCCCGGCCTATGGCATCCGCGTGGCGTTGAGCCATGGTACATGACTTGCTCGTTGCCGTGGACAACTGCTCCATGTGCTTGGTCACAGCTTCCAGCCCTCTACGGACTGTCTGAGCTTCTTGGGATTGTTTTGTCGCTTGGGTGGCTGTGAGTGATTGAAGATCTGCGATGGCCTTTGGGGTTGCCGCAACAATGGTAAAAATGGACGATGTCTACCGCATGAGAGCGCTCGAGTGCTTCTCGACAAGAGCGGCTTGGGCGTTTCCAGCATGTTCAACCTCCGAGGAGAGCCTCTTGTTCTGACCACTGCGACGATTGGCTCATATAGTCACTCCAGATCAATTCTTATAACACAAATAACCTACAGTTGCTGTGTGCTAAGTAACATGTTGATGGCCAACATCTTGGATAGAATAGTCGTGCGAAGCTCATCCATGTCCTTTACGCGATATCATGGACCAGTGGAGTCGAGTTCCAATGCTGGCAAGGCTCCGTGTAGTTGGAAAGTGGCCGAGACTGCCCTCCTTCGCCCTCATTTTGTCCGCCATGGCCTGGAGGGGAATGAGGCAGTGCATGGCAATCGCGCCGATCTTGTCGATATTTCGGCACTCATCGTCGTTGGAGGGCCGAAGTTGGGAGGCATGTCACAGggtgctgctgaggaggtcaAGTTCAATGCTCAGCTGTTGGAAATGTGCGGGTGCATCCTTGTAGTTGCGGAGGTCTAGGACAACCCGTTCGAAGAGGCCCAGCACGGCGATGATCTCGCCCACAGATGCCATCACCGCTGTTGTCGGCACAAACCCGGAGCGTTGATTCTTCTACTGTGTAGATGGCGAGTTCAAGGTCTACCAGATACCTTACCCCACCTCTGCCTTGAGCGGAATTGATCAGGTTTCACAAGCTGTGGGGCACCAGACAAAGGGCCCGGGTTTTTACCAGACCCACACTTATTTGCTTTCATGGACGGGTTTCCTATTTGTTTACTTTTAGACTGAATAACCAACAACTGATTACTGTATCACCAATTTGTCTCCCATTTTGACCATTTTGGCTATTTTGGCCTCACTTTCGCAGCCAGTGACTTGCCTAGGTCACCAGCCCAACACAAGCAATGTGCGCGGACAGACGCGGATATAGTCAGACCCTGACCACCAATGAACAGAGAGTATCAGGGTAGGATGCAGTTCACGCAGATGGATACGTAATTCAGTCACGGCTAGCCCGTGAAACTATGGACGATGTTGCTACCGAGGTAGCACACTAAATCGCTCTCCACCTCAAAGCACAGAGTACCAGAACTAGGCACCTAGAAACCCTTGGGTCCGCAGTACTGCTTCTTGCGCCACACCAGGTACAGATAGTCGCCGCCACGACCCTTGTTGATGTCACCCGTCATGCTGTTCCAGCCATCCGGGGGGCTGTGCTGAGCGTCACCGGTTCTCCAAAGAGCAACATCGGTAACAAAGCTGGTGAAGCAAGAAAGGAGAGTCGTTAGCTACTATCCAGGAAAACAAGCACGGGCTCCCAGGATTCGAAACAACTCACTGAGTGGCATCCATATTGTTGGACCATGAGAAGTAGCGGTAGTCACCGCCGGCACCCTTGGCAAGGTCGTCATTGCGGTTGCCGTCGGCGCTGCCGCGGATGTCGGTCCAGAAATTGTCGACCATCATCTTGGGCCTGGGCGCGCGCTTGGGGATGAGCCAGACTTACTCGCCTCCAAAGCCCTTGTTGATGTCGGCGGATTGGCCGTTGATCTCGTTGATGGAGTCGCCGGGCTTATTCTCGCCGTAGTGAGTCTGTTTTTGATCAGGTGTTAGTTCTAGGGGGATTCTACGGAGGACTGGGTGTGCACCTACCTCAAACCAGGAGAAGAACTCTCCGTAGTTGCGGGTGGACCCGGGGGATTGCTGCGGGTAGACTCAGAAGGCATATTGAGTGACCGTGTTAGAAGTTGATCTTGTGGGTTTGGAATGGTGTGTCAGAGGACATCCAGTCCCGCCTGGGCGTCAGAGTTGGCGACAATGAGTCCCAGTACGACGAGATTGTGGCCTTCACGGAGCAGATTATTAACAAGAACTTTGCTCGCCTTTTCGAGTTGTATCCTGCTATGAGCAAGATcaactttgacgaccctACAGTCAGTAGCATTGAAGCTGTCACCCATCCCTCGCAGATCACTATTCCCAGCGACAACTCCTCCAAGATCAAGGGTGTCCTGTTCCAGATTCGGTAGGTGTTTTTGTTCTCTGCCTCCCAGACCTCTTGTCCTAACAACCTGGCCTCAGGTTCAAAACGGGCCGTTTCCGCTCTGCGAATGGCCTTGTTGAGATTCCTATAGACGGTTGGATCTTGACGGTCGATTATCCCATTGGAACTCAGGAGGTGCTTTGTGTCGCCGAAACCGGCCAGCCAAAGTCGACAGACGTCACCAAACAGGTCTTTGCCGTACCTGGTGACTATACGGCCGAGCGTATTCTTGCGCAGATCTCAAGTATGTACACGCCTTGGAAAGTTGAGCATCTATGGGCCTGCTGACATATGATGAAGCCGCGAAATGGGGTAACCCGTTGCCAAAGTATAGCACCTTTGGGATCAATGAGAAGACAAAGAATCCAAAGACCTACAAGGATTGGTGCGATGAGATCGATTCGACGGGCAATGCCAGTATTCTATAGGCATCATCTTTATCATCTCGCGTATTTTGCTTGGAATCAAAGAGGACCATCAGTTGACCGCGCAGAGTCAtcccctcgtcatcatcagtcAGGATGTCCAAAGTTGACCGGCCCCAGTTCTTGGCCACTGCCCCAGCCAGGGCTGTTTTGGAATGTCAGCAACGGAGAAGCAGGTGTGGAGAAACGCAACTCACACATGCTATGGAGGTTGTCGTCGTAGAAGTCATGGCATGTCGAGCCTATTTCCACAAACGTGGTTTTGGTCATGTTGTATATGTCTGTGTCGATGGATTCTAGACGCTTGAATGCGCCCTTGGGGATTCTGTCATCGAAGGCATCGCTGTTGGTGGGGAAGTCCTTGCCTGTCATGAGATAAGCTTTGAGGTCTTGGCCACGCGCCGTCAAGTTAGTTCATGTGAGCAATTCGAGATAGCAGCAAGACTCACCAAAGTACGCCTTGCTTTGAAGTAGAGATGTAgctctctttttgttttcagACGCCTGAGCCTTGGGGCCGGGGATCAAAAAGAAGGTGTCAGTCGAGGACACAAGCGACTGTAGAGAGCCTTTCAGTTCCTGGTCGGCCTTGGTTGTAGGGCTCCACTGAGAAAGAGCGGCCGGAGTCATGGTCGGGCTCGCGGATGCCATTGcgaaaaggaaggggagggaaaagTAGAACTTGTGAAAATGTGTTCAAGTGAGGAGCAGCTGACACTGGCAGTACCTGCGGAAGAAGCGACTCCAGCTGTATGAATACAGACTCAAAGTTTAAGCTCACGTCATATGCGCTCAGTTCTCACTTGAACTTCGGTGCCTGCCTAGAACCTGCCAAGAGGTTGGGCAGTCAGCCCCTGTTCTCAACCGATCC comes from the Podospora pseudocomata strain CBS 415.72m chromosome 5, whole genome shotgun sequence genome and includes:
- the SSN6_2 gene encoding glucose repression mediator protein (EggNog:ENOG50KOG1124; COG:O), whose product is MPISWASSNKEGSRAIKLVGWTQNSDEVPGGLPVSGTIQNPGGPQLPLMQLAQELQHFLRVHISEPAEPVRDMDEALSRLAADSTDATANAFIGLHHFIAWEEDPERLGGPPEAKRCFQTAVSNTLNCRVQSNRIITNVLFMADPSVADYWYLLGRAHMTMNDYRGSYESLYQAVPRKPRAPEIWVTVGILYHNIEQYRDSLDAISRSVNRNPSLWLNWHNLGVLVRKFLKCVHKLFC
- a CDS encoding hypothetical protein (EggNog:ENOG503PCMY; COG:S), whose amino-acid sequence is MLEAIGRNTLLLLHIANQMKRVVQAIEAIPRHVDVDVVRRDDVLGDTWGLPLQACRSWNSFGNMLQHVIFAGRPGLQRVINGQFVITLAASGMRIDDYN
- a CDS encoding hypothetical protein (EggNog:ENOG503PE1I; COG:S) gives rise to the protein MMVDNFWTDIRGSADGNRNDDLAKGAGGDYRYFSWSNNMDATHFVTDVALWRTGDAQHSPPDGWNSMTGDINKGRGGDYLYLVWRKKQYCGPKGF